In Mastacembelus armatus chromosome 5, fMasArm1.2, whole genome shotgun sequence, a single genomic region encodes these proteins:
- the LOC113130722 gene encoding calcium/calmodulin-dependent 3',5'-cyclic nucleotide phosphodiesterase 1B, which produces MAELVRIRKKRLQIPISRMRGMLKQLEEKDVDFEEIKKNLEYTAALLEAVYLDGTRQCLESEDDLQQLQSDGVPSEVTDWLASTFTQRVRRPVRRSDEKPKFRSIVHAVQAGIFVERMFKRAYTAAMPDQPVAVINCLRDVDRWNFDVFAVNSASSDHALQTLFFELITRYELNSRFKIPISCLTEFLSALERGYCKYNNPYHNHVHAADVTQTLHCLLLRSGLVHWLTELEVMASLFAAAIHDYEHTGTTNNFHIHTKSEFALIYNDRSVQESHHLSAAFQLLQDHQMNIFMNLTREEWMELRSLVIEMVLSTDMSSHLLQVKAMKSCLEQQERIDKPKALSLLLHTADISHPSKPWALHSRWTKALMEEFFRQGDREAELGLPFSPLCDRKSTLVAESQIGFIDFIVYPTFSLLTDMAEKIVIPLVEENPGPLDPCNKHSNLWKESSRGLQWSLAHITAELVSFRSTWTRHTEDNKLKWKECGSNGFSDPSVTEEPRPGQEGLSEKSLQDHTSDTKQ; this is translated from the exons GATGAGAGGCATGCTGAAGCAGCTGGAGGAGAAAGATGTCGACTTTGAAGAAATCAAAAAGAATCTGGAGTACACAGCAGCTTTACTAGAGGCAGTTTACCTCGATGGAACAAG ACAGTGTCTGGAGTCTGAAGATGatcttcagcagctgcagtcgGACGGAGTGCCTTCAGAGGTCACTGATTGGCTGGCGTCCACCTTCACCCAGAGGGTCCGACGGCCTGTGCGACGTTCAGACGAGAAGCCCAAGTTCCGCAGCATTGTCCATGCAGTGCAGGCTGGGATATTTGTGGAGAG gatgttcaagaggGCCTACACTGCAGCCATGCCAGACCAACCTGTGGCTGTTATAAACTGCCTAAGG GATGTTGACCGCTGGAACTttgatgtgtttgctgtgaaCTCAGCCAGTTCTGATCATGCATTACAAACGTTGTTCTTTGAGCTGATCACCAGATATGAGCTTAACAGTCGTTTTAAG ATCCCCATCTCATGTCTGACAGAGTTCCTGTCTGCGCTGGAGAGAGGATACTGCAAATACAACAACCCCTATCACAACCATGTTCATGCTGCGGATGTGACGCAGACACTGCACTGCCTGCTGCTCCGTTCTGGACTTGTG CACTGGCTGACAGAGCTTGAAGTGATGGCATCGCTATTTGCCGCAGCCATCCATGACTATGAGCACACAGGAACCACAAACAACTTTCACATCCACACAAA GTCAGAGTTTGCGCTGATCTACAATGACCGGTCAGTACAGGAGAGCCATCATTTGAGTGCAGCATTTCAGCTGCTGCAAGACCACCAAATGAACATCTTTATGAATTTGACACGAGAGGAATGGAT GGAGCTGCGCTCATTGGTTATAGAGATGGTGTTATCCACAGACATGTCCTCCCACCTACTCCAAGTCAAAGCGATGAAATCCTGTCTAGAACAACAAGAACG GATTGACAAGCCAAAAGCTCTGTCTCTGCTACTGCACACGGCTGACATAAGCCATCCATCCAAGCCCTGGGCACTGCACTCTCGCTGGACCAAAGCACTGATGGAGGAGTTTTTCAGGCAG GGTGATAGAGAGGCGGAGCTCGGCCTGcccttctctcctctgtgtgaCCGAAAAAGCACCCTGGTAGCCGAGTCCCAGATTG GTTTCATTGACTTCATTGTGTATCCAACCTTCTCCCTGCTGACGGACATGGCTGAAAAGATTGTTATTCCATTGGTGGAGGAGAATCCTGGTCCACTAGATCCCTGTAAcaaacacag TAATCTTTGGAAGGAGAGCTCCAGAGGCCTGCAGTGGAGTCTCGCTCACATCACAGCGGAGCTGGTGAGCTTCCGCTCCACATGGACACGGCACACAGAAGACAATAAGCTCAAATGGAAGGAATGTGGCTCAAATG GATTTTCAGACCCCAGTGTGACAGAAGAACCGAGACCTGGACAAGAGGGGCTATCAGAAAAATCTCTGCAAGACCACACTTCAGATACAAAGCAGTAA
- the LOC113130654 gene encoding protein phosphatase 1 regulatory subunit 1A-like: METGSPRKIQFTVPLLDTHLDPEAAEQIRRRRPTPATLVASSDQSSPEIDEDRLPNQLYKAALLNSPRQRRKGQKGTPTMKELQFLVEHHLYRQQQGAGDECSSESCLSDRPSPDSVPTGEELPHDDEATAEAFEKLRCQMEEFSRESLLEAAGGLECPLSKEKEDCSSAANMADPSAQQSNAQTDTKAAASSASQLAEEKTKKCNQEKEN, translated from the exons ATGGAAACCGGGAGCCCCAGGAAGATCCAGTTCACCGTCCCCCTACTGGACACCCACCTGGACCCAGAGGCAGCTGAACAG ATCAGAAGACGTAGACCCACACCTGCCACTTTAGTGGCATCCAGTGATCAATCATCACCTG AAATAGATGAAGATCGTCTCCCAAACCAGTTGTACAAG GCAGCTTTGTTGAACTCCCCTCGACAACGGAGAAAAGGACAAAAGGGAACGCCAACGATGAAAG AGCTGCAGTTCCTGGTAGAGCACCACCTGtacagacagcagcagggagCTGGGGATGAGTGCTCCTCAGAGAGCTGCTTGTCGGACCGGCCCAGCCCTGACTCCGTTCCCACCGGGGAGGAGCTCCCACATGACGATGAGGCTACAGCAGAGGCCTTTGAGAAACTGCGCTGCCAAATGGAGG AGTTCTCAAGAGAGAGTCTGTTagaagctgcaggtggactTGAGTGCCCCCTCTCCAAGGAAAAAGAGGATTGTTCCAGCGCTGCTAATATGGCAGACCCTTCAGCGCAACAAAGCAATGCACAAACAG ACACAAAAGCTGCAGCATCCAGTGCAAGTCAGCTGGCAgaggagaagacaaagaaatgCAACCAGGAGAAAGAGAACTAG